One genomic window of Halococcus salifodinae DSM 8989 includes the following:
- a CDS encoding acyl-CoA mutase large subunit family protein, producing MFDPDDLADIRSAKEEWEAETLDPVLDRFGERKDTFETDTAGHEVDRLYTPDDVGERDYREDVGFPGEEPYTRGVYPTMYRGRLWTMRQYAGMGTARETNERFQYLIDEGQTGLSMAFDLPTQMGYDSDNEMAAGEVGKSGVAIDSIHDMETVFEGIPLDEVSTSMTINAPASVLLAMYIAVGDRQGIDREELRGTIQNDVLKEYVARNTYIYPPEPSMRIITDIFEFCAEEVPSFNTISISGYHIREAGSSAAQEIAFTLGNGIEYVEAATEAGLAVDDFAPQLSFFFASYNNVLEEVAKFRAARRMWAKIMDERFDADDPDSKQLKFHTQTAGSTLTAQQIDNNIVRVAYQALAAVLGGTQSLHTNGKDEALALPTEESVRTALRTQQILAHESGAADTIDPLAGSYYIENLTDELEEEAFDILDTVDGKGGMLQAVEDQWVQREVQDVAFERQQEIDEGERVIVGVNEYEVDEEPEVDIEEVTEADQQRQRDRLQHVRDERDDAAAEDALAALHAAAEGDDNLMPYLVDAVKAEATIGEICDTMRDVFGEHQGGAAL from the coding sequence ATGTTCGACCCCGACGATCTCGCCGACATCCGGTCGGCCAAAGAAGAGTGGGAAGCAGAAACGCTCGATCCCGTCCTCGATCGGTTCGGCGAGCGCAAGGACACCTTCGAGACCGACACCGCGGGCCACGAGGTCGATCGGCTCTACACCCCCGACGACGTGGGCGAGCGCGACTACCGCGAGGACGTCGGCTTCCCCGGCGAGGAGCCCTACACGCGGGGAGTCTATCCCACGATGTACCGTGGCCGGCTCTGGACGATGCGCCAGTACGCCGGAATGGGCACCGCTCGGGAGACCAACGAGCGCTTCCAGTATCTGATCGACGAGGGCCAGACGGGACTCTCGATGGCGTTCGACCTCCCGACCCAGATGGGATACGATTCGGACAACGAGATGGCCGCGGGCGAGGTCGGCAAGTCGGGCGTGGCGATCGACTCGATACACGACATGGAGACCGTCTTCGAGGGCATCCCCTTGGACGAGGTCTCGACCAGCATGACGATCAACGCGCCCGCGAGCGTCCTACTCGCGATGTACATCGCGGTCGGCGATCGTCAGGGCATCGACCGCGAGGAGCTGCGAGGCACGATCCAGAACGACGTCCTGAAGGAGTACGTCGCGCGCAACACCTACATCTATCCGCCGGAGCCCTCGATGCGAATTATTACTGATATCTTCGAGTTCTGTGCGGAGGAGGTCCCCAGCTTCAACACCATCTCGATCTCGGGCTATCACATCCGCGAGGCGGGCTCCTCGGCGGCCCAGGAGATCGCTTTCACCCTCGGCAACGGCATCGAGTACGTCGAGGCCGCCACGGAGGCTGGCCTCGCCGTCGACGATTTCGCGCCGCAGCTCTCCTTTTTCTTCGCGTCGTACAACAACGTCTTGGAGGAGGTCGCGAAGTTCCGGGCCGCGCGCCGGATGTGGGCGAAGATCATGGACGAGCGCTTCGACGCCGACGATCCCGACTCGAAACAGCTCAAGTTCCACACCCAGACCGCGGGCTCGACGCTGACCGCCCAGCAGATCGACAACAACATCGTCCGGGTAGCCTACCAGGCGCTCGCCGCCGTGCTCGGCGGGACCCAGAGCCTCCATACGAATGGGAAAGACGAGGCACTCGCACTCCCCACCGAGGAGAGCGTTCGCACAGCACTCCGGACCCAGCAGATCCTCGCCCACGAATCGGGCGCGGCCGACACCATCGACCCGCTGGCGGGGAGTTACTACATCGAGAACCTCACCGACGAACTGGAGGAGGAGGCGTTCGACATCCTCGACACCGTCGACGGGAAAGGCGGCATGCTCCAGGCCGTCGAGGACCAGTGGGTCCAGCGCGAGGTTCAAGATGTCGCCTTCGAGCGCCAACAAGAGATCGACGAGGGCGAGCGCGTGATCGTGGGCGTCAACGAGTACGAGGTCGACGAGGAGCCCGAAGTCGACATCGAGGAGGTCACCGAGGCCGATCAGCAGCGCCAGCGTGATCGGCTGCAGCATGTGCGCGACGAGCGCGACGACGCGGCCGCCGAGGACGCGCTTGCGGCGCTCCACGCAGCCGCCGAGGGCGACGACAACCTGATGCCGTATCTCGTCGATGCAGTGAAAGCCGAGGCCACCATCGGCGAGATCTGTGACACGATGCGCGACGTGTTCGGCGAGCACCAGGGCGGAGCCGCGCTATGA
- a CDS encoding 2-oxoacid:acceptor oxidoreductase subunit alpha — MPDDLNWAIGGEAGDGINSTGKIFAQALSRAGRHVFTSKDFASRIRGGYTAYKVRSSTERVESVVDRLDILIALTQRTVEENMDELHEGSVIIYDGERTMMEDFEAPEGMIGLPVPLKRLAEDAGGALMQNIVALGAACEVANFPIENLDEALEKRFGDKGESIVANNRQAARLGEEHVVEELDHDEFDYDIETTDNDYVLLNGDEAIGMGAIAAGCRFYSGYPITPATDVMEYLKGRLERYGGHVMQAEDELAAINMALGAARAGARSMTATSGPGIDLMTETFGLVATSETPLVICDVMRSGPSTGMPTKQEQGDLDMLLYGGHGEIPRFVVAPTTISECFHKTIEAFNLAEKYQTPVYLVGDLALAVSEQTFEPEEFDMDSVEIDRGKLVDENEIDSWLNDSDQFQPHFPAADGISPRTLPGTSGGAHMTTGLEHDELGRRTEEQEVRIEQVDKRNQKVETAKNEEDWDYREFGDSDADTLVLSWGSNEGAMREAMGFLDEADIDVRFLSVPYMFPRPDLTEEIEAADEVIVVECNATGQFADVVEGDTLTRVKRINKYNGVRFKADELAERITEKLDAAQEVPT, encoded by the coding sequence ATGCCAGACGATTTGAACTGGGCCATCGGTGGAGAGGCCGGCGACGGGATCAACTCCACGGGGAAGATCTTCGCGCAGGCGCTCTCGCGGGCGGGCCGCCACGTCTTCACCTCCAAGGACTTCGCCTCGCGGATCCGCGGGGGGTACACCGCCTACAAGGTCCGGAGTTCGACCGAGCGCGTCGAGTCGGTCGTCGATCGGCTCGACATTCTGATCGCGCTGACCCAGCGCACGGTCGAGGAGAACATGGACGAACTCCACGAGGGCTCGGTCATCATCTACGACGGCGAGCGCACGATGATGGAGGACTTCGAGGCCCCCGAGGGGATGATCGGGCTTCCCGTCCCGCTCAAACGCCTCGCGGAGGACGCCGGCGGCGCGCTCATGCAGAACATCGTGGCGCTCGGCGCGGCCTGTGAGGTCGCGAACTTCCCGATCGAGAACCTCGACGAAGCGCTCGAAAAGCGCTTCGGCGACAAGGGCGAGTCGATCGTCGCGAACAACCGCCAGGCCGCGCGGCTCGGCGAGGAACACGTCGTCGAGGAGCTCGACCACGACGAGTTCGACTACGACATCGAGACCACCGACAACGACTACGTCCTGCTGAACGGCGACGAGGCCATCGGCATGGGTGCGATCGCCGCGGGCTGTCGGTTCTACTCGGGCTACCCCATCACCCCCGCGACCGACGTGATGGAGTACCTCAAGGGCCGGCTCGAACGCTACGGCGGCCACGTGATGCAGGCCGAGGACGAACTCGCCGCCATCAACATGGCGCTCGGCGCGGCGCGGGCGGGTGCGCGTTCGATGACCGCGACCAGTGGCCCAGGCATCGACCTGATGACCGAAACGTTCGGCCTCGTCGCCACCAGCGAGACGCCGCTCGTGATCTGTGACGTGATGCGATCGGGCCCCTCGACCGGGATGCCAACCAAACAGGAACAGGGCGACCTCGACATGCTCCTGTACGGTGGCCACGGCGAGATTCCGCGGTTCGTGGTCGCACCGACCACGATATCGGAGTGTTTCCACAAGACGATCGAGGCGTTCAACCTCGCCGAGAAGTACCAGACGCCGGTCTATCTGGTGGGCGATCTCGCGCTCGCGGTCTCCGAACAGACGTTCGAGCCCGAGGAGTTCGACATGGACAGTGTGGAGATCGACCGCGGCAAGCTCGTCGACGAGAACGAGATCGATTCGTGGCTCAACGACAGCGACCAGTTCCAGCCCCACTTCCCGGCCGCCGACGGCATCAGCCCGCGCACGCTGCCTGGAACGTCGGGCGGCGCACACATGACGACCGGACTCGAACACGACGAGCTCGGCCGCCGGACCGAGGAGCAAGAGGTGCGGATCGAGCAGGTCGACAAACGCAATCAGAAGGTCGAGACCGCCAAAAACGAGGAAGACTGGGACTACCGCGAGTTCGGCGACAGCGATGCCGACACGCTCGTCCTCTCGTGGGGATCGAACGAGGGCGCGATGCGCGAGGCGATGGGCTTTCTCGACGAGGCCGACATCGACGTTCGATTCCTCTCGGTTCCGTACATGTTCCCCCGGCCTGATCTCACCGAGGAGATCGAGGCCGCCGACGAGGTCATCGTGGTGGAGTGCAATGCGACCGGACAGTTCGCCGACGTGGTCGAAGGCGACACGCTTACCCGAGTCAAACGGATAAACAAGTACAACGGCGTGCGGTTCAAGGCCGACGAACTGGCCGAGCGGATCACCGAGAAACTCGACGCGGCCCAGGAGGTTCCCACATGA
- a CDS encoding FAD-dependent oxidoreductase, which produces MKATRTRVRDNRAVGPETIALDLETPDGFDARPGQFVKLSLDVDGEQRSRFYTLSSSSVADTFEVTVGVDPDGEVAPYLAELDAGDSVTMAGPFGSAHYEDEPRTTVLAGGPGVGPAIGIAERTLDDGGETAVVYRDDDPVHEDRLDALHDAGATVHVVGSDADLTDPTVDALAGDENEQVFVYGFADFLDAATDALAAAGGDPDRAKIENFG; this is translated from the coding sequence ATGAAAGCGACACGAACGCGCGTGCGCGACAACCGGGCGGTCGGACCGGAAACCATCGCGCTCGATCTCGAAACCCCCGACGGGTTCGACGCCCGGCCCGGCCAGTTCGTCAAGCTCTCGCTCGATGTCGATGGCGAGCAACGCTCGCGGTTTTACACGCTCTCTTCGTCCTCAGTGGCGGACACGTTCGAGGTCACCGTCGGTGTCGATCCCGACGGCGAGGTCGCCCCCTACCTCGCGGAGCTCGACGCCGGCGATTCGGTGACGATGGCGGGGCCGTTCGGCAGCGCCCACTACGAGGACGAACCTCGGACCACCGTCCTCGCGGGCGGTCCGGGAGTCGGGCCCGCGATCGGGATCGCCGAGCGCACGCTCGACGACGGCGGCGAGACCGCGGTGGTCTATCGCGACGACGATCCCGTCCACGAGGACCGCCTCGACGCGCTCCACGACGCTGGCGCAACCGTCCACGTCGTCGGTTCGGACGCCGATCTGACCGATCCGACGGTGGACGCACTCGCCGGTGACGAGAACGAACAGGTGTTCGTCTACGGGTTCGCTGATTTCCTCGACGCCGCAACCGACGCGCTCGCAGCCGCCGGCGGCGACCCCGACAGGGCGAAGATCGAGAACTTCGGCTAA
- a CDS encoding alpha/beta fold hydrolase, producing MVDITGTLAGLFGTDEATPTGSTMLDVARDIRANPRTVDCRDGRALGYADCGDPDGDPLVVFHGFPNSRVFGALLDASARERGLRIIAPERPGLGVSDPLPDRTVADWTDDVADLADALDLGSFPVLGISGGGPYAAACAARLPRTERTGIVCGLAPLESVDLDDRLPFLTAKYARPLATLSLWSDGRTARWNPEEYLASRAETAADVDAERWSGEIGWTLLESGREATTRHGYGPLAQELAVFADDWGFDLGSIDVPTYLWYGKADRIVPLSMGLHYTDRIPTAEAHVYPNQGHLSIVEENEAAILDAVTGA from the coding sequence ATGGTTGACATCACGGGAACGCTCGCAGGACTGTTCGGGACCGACGAGGCGACGCCGACAGGATCGACGATGCTCGACGTGGCTCGTGACATCCGGGCAAACCCCAGGACCGTCGACTGTCGCGACGGGCGGGCGCTCGGGTACGCCGACTGCGGCGATCCCGACGGCGACCCGCTGGTGGTCTTCCACGGGTTCCCGAACTCGCGGGTGTTCGGTGCGCTCCTCGATGCGTCGGCGCGCGAGCGCGGCCTCCGTATCATCGCGCCCGAACGCCCCGGTCTCGGCGTCTCTGACCCGCTCCCGGACCGGACGGTCGCCGACTGGACCGACGACGTGGCCGACCTCGCCGACGCGCTCGATCTCGGCTCGTTCCCGGTGCTCGGAATCTCTGGCGGTGGTCCGTACGCGGCAGCGTGCGCCGCGCGCCTCCCGCGGACCGAGCGTACCGGCATCGTCTGTGGCCTCGCACCGCTCGAATCGGTGGACCTCGACGACCGGCTGCCGTTCCTCACGGCGAAGTACGCCAGGCCGCTCGCGACGCTCTCGCTCTGGTCCGACGGTCGCACCGCACGATGGAACCCCGAGGAGTATCTCGCATCCCGCGCGGAGACCGCCGCCGATGTCGACGCGGAGCGCTGGAGTGGCGAAATCGGCTGGACGTTGCTGGAGAGCGGCCGCGAGGCGACCACCCGTCACGGCTACGGCCCGCTCGCCCAGGAGCTCGCCGTGTTCGCCGACGACTGGGGGTTCGATCTCGGCTCGATCGACGTGCCCACCTATCTCTGGTACGGTAAGGCCGACCGGATCGTTCCGCTCTCGATGGGGCTCCACTACACTGATCGGATTCCCACCGCCGAGGCGCACGTCTATCCGAATCAGGGCCACCTCTCGATCGTCGAGGAGAACGAAGCGGCGATCCTCGACGCAGTCACCGGAGCGTAG
- the mce gene encoding methylmalonyl-CoA epimerase — MNVDHAGIATDDADVLAELYTDLFGFEVAHEETFDGMNVVFLDCGESYFELLEPLGGEGAIARYLDRNGPGIHHLALETDDVAAALDRAREHGVELIDDEPRPGAWGHSVAFLHPGSTGGVLIEFVEH, encoded by the coding sequence ATGAACGTCGATCACGCCGGCATCGCCACCGACGACGCTGACGTGCTCGCGGAGCTGTACACCGACTTGTTCGGGTTCGAGGTGGCTCACGAGGAGACGTTCGACGGGATGAACGTCGTCTTCCTCGACTGTGGCGAGAGCTACTTCGAACTCCTCGAACCGCTCGGCGGTGAGGGCGCGATCGCCAGATATCTCGATCGCAATGGGCCAGGCATCCACCACCTCGCGCTCGAAACCGACGATGTCGCGGCTGCGCTCGATCGGGCGCGAGAGCACGGTGTCGAACTCATCGACGACGAACCGCGGCCGGGCGCGTGGGGGCATAGCGTGGCCTTCCTCCACCCCGGATCGACCGGCGGCGTCCTGATCGAGTTCGTCGAACACTGA